A genome region from Lucilia cuprina isolate Lc7/37 chromosome 3, ASM2204524v1, whole genome shotgun sequence includes the following:
- the LOC111681983 gene encoding glucose dehydrogenase [FAD, quinone]-like: MFINKYILLLLVVPIGLIQAFQNIIDTVLQLGLTNAKEQILRPKIPRNNEVYDFIVVGGGTAGCVLANRLSENPNWRVALIEAGGVENVLNQVPVLAGYMQATYANWNYRSVPQKRACFGMYNNECFQPRGRILGGSSSINFMIYNRGNRRDFDGWSQAGNYGWSYKEVLPYFLKSESANLEGLEYTPYHNRSGPLSVDYVQMRTDIAHAFVRGAKEIGLKQTDYNGESQMGVSYVQTNTRYGRRHSAYKAFIEPIMFKRNNLKIFTFSRVTRVLIDSNSKTAYGIEFIYRRQRYIFKARKEVILSAGAFNSPQLLMLSGIGPADNLGNLGIKILKELPVGLRMYEHVTHFGPTFVVNTTNQALFPSRMTAKDVLGFLAGRPDTRLSMLPGVEALAFLKVPGSKLPIDWPDVEIIFASASLASDDGTALKKGGNIKQIVYDRLYRPLEKSKQDHFTVIIMPFHPKSVGRVWLRNINPLQAAMIDPNYFEQPEDIEYILQGIKAAIRIAETPAMKSIGTEILNITVPGCESFNFGSDDYWRCSIRTLTYTLHHQVATCRMGPSSDPTAVVSPELRVHGIGKLRVVDVGIIPLPLTAHTNAAAFILIAEKGADMIKAAWRDSYH, translated from the exons atgtttataaataaatatatactacTGCTGTTAGTGGTGCCAATAGGATTAATACAGgcatttcaaaatataatagaTACAGTGCTGCAATTGGGTTTGACTAATGCCAAAGAGCAAATTTTAAGACCCAAGA TTCCCCGCAATAATGAGGTCTATGACTTTATAGTGGTGGGTGGTGGAACAGCTGGCTGTGTTTTGGCCAATCGTTTATCGGAGAATCCCAATTGGCGTGTGGCCTTAATAGAGGCTGGTGGTGTGGAGAATGTATTAAATCAAGTACCGGTTTTAGCTGGCTATATGCAAGCCACATATGCCAATTGGAATTACAGATCAGTGCCTCAGAAACGTGCCTGTTTTGGCATGTACAATAATGAATGCTTTCAACCGAGGGGACGCATACTGGGCGGTTCCAGTTCCATTAATTTCATGATCTACAATCGTGGCAATCGTCGAGATTTTGATGGCTGGTCACAAGCAGGCAACTATGGCTGGTCTTATAAAGAAGTATTGCCTTATTTTCTTAAATCAGAATCGGCCAATTTGGAGGGCTTGGAGTATACCCCATATCATAATCGTTCGGGACCCTTAAGTGTAGATTATGTACAAATGCGTACAGATATAGCTCATGCTTTTGTTCGGGGTGCTAAAGAGATCGGCTTAAAACAAACAGACTACAATGGCGAATCTCAAATGGGTGTTTCTTATGTTCAGACTAATACACGTTATGGGCGGCGTCACAGTGCTTATAAGGCCTTTATTGAACCTATTATGTTTAAAcgtaataatttgaaaatatttacattttcccGGGTAACAAGAGTTTTAATAGATTCCAATTCGAAAACGGCGTATGGTATAGAATTTATATATCGCCGTCAACGTTATATATTTAAGGCTCGTAAAGAGGTTATACTTTCGGCGGGTGCCTTTAACTCTCCACAATTGTTAATGTTATCGGGCATAGGACCAGCCGATAATTTAGGTAATTTGggtataaagatattaaaagaaTTGCCGGTAGGTTTGAGAATGTATGAACATGTTACACACTTTGGACCTACTTTCGTAGTTAATACCACTAATCAAGCCTTGTTTCCCTCTAGAATGACAGCCAAAGATGTTTTAGGTTTCTTGGCGGGTCGTCCTGACACTCGTTTATCTATGTTGCCGGGTGTAGAAGCTTTGGCATTTCTTAAGGTACCAGGCTCTAAGTTACCTATAGATTGGCCAGATGTAGAGATTATTTTCGCTAGTGCTAGTTTAGCTTCCGATGATGGTACTGCTTTAAAAAAGGGAGGCAATATAAAGCAAATAGTCTATGATCGTTTATATCGTCCTTTAGAGAAATCTAAACAAGATCATTTTACTGTTATTATCATGCCCTTTCATCCCAAATCGGTGGGTAGGGTGTGGCTAAGAAATATTAATCCTTTACAAGCAGCCATGATAGATCCTAATTATTTTGAGCAACCAGAAGATATAGAATATATTTTGCAGGGCATTAAGGCAGCCATACGTATAGCAGAGACACCGGCTATGAAAAGTATTGGTACGGAAATTTTGAACATAACAGTACCGGGTTGTGAGTCCTTTAACTTTGGTAGCGATGACTATTGGCGTTGTTCCATAAGAACTTTAACTTATACTTTACATCATCAAGTGGCTACTTGTCGCATGGGTCCTTCGTCGGATCCAACAGCTGTGGTAAGTCCAGAACTACGAGTACATGGCATAGGCAAATTAAGAGTGGTCGATGTGGGCATTATACCACTACCACTGACGGCCCATACTAATGCCGCAGCATTTATATTGATAGCTGAAAAAGGTGCCGATATGATTAAGGCGGCATGGAGGGATTCCTATCATTAG